In a genomic window of Infirmifilum sp. NZ:
- a CDS encoding RAMP superfamily CRISPR-associated protein — protein MRGRYADFDKLEVLTRITGTLVNVSPLRVGAGREAPLGSTVDTAPLRVVFADGKSVPYIPGSSLKGVLRSLAESIARARNMPVHSPWDPEAREEGDDGTYCVICGTFGSTRLASHVRVYDAYPEGFFAPTFVKTGVGINRDFSGAQPGILYTEEQVAPYVRWKFMMDIVNIRVFPQPADERGGLLRELLELLANGMVQVGARRTVGYGLIRLVEGRYDVYEPRDGRLAKVAEGEIRGGDL, from the coding sequence TTGAGGGGACGTTACGCAGACTTCGATAAACTCGAGGTGCTCACCCGGATTACCGGCACGCTTGTCAACGTCTCTCCGCTGAGGGTGGGGGCTGGGAGGGAGGCACCTCTCGGATCGACTGTGGACACCGCGCCGCTTCGTGTGGTGTTCGCCGACGGGAAGAGCGTACCCTACATACCGGGGAGTAGCCTGAAGGGCGTTTTGCGTAGCTTGGCCGAGTCGATCGCCAGGGCCAGGAACATGCCCGTGCACTCGCCATGGGACCCTGAGGCTAGGGAGGAGGGGGATGATGGGACTTACTGCGTGATCTGCGGCACTTTCGGTAGCACTAGGCTGGCGAGCCACGTGCGCGTGTACGACGCCTATCCTGAGGGCTTCTTTGCTCCCACGTTCGTGAAGACGGGGGTCGGCATAAACAGGGATTTCAGCGGCGCGCAACCGGGGATCCTGTACACCGAGGAGCAAGTTGCGCCCTACGTGAGGTGGAAGTTCATGATGGACATTGTGAACATAAGGGTTTTCCCGCAACCGGCAGATGAAAGAGGTGGGCTCCTTAGGGAGTTGCTTGAGCTCCTGGCTAACGGTATGGTGCAGGTCGGCGCAAGGAGGACGGTAGGCTACGGCCTCATCAGGCTCGTGGAGGGGAGATACGACGTGTACGAGCCTAGGGACGGGCGCCTCGCGAAGGTGGCTGAGGGGGAAATAAGGGGTGGCGATCTGTGA
- the csx7 gene encoding type III CRISPR-associated RAMP protein Csx7: MSQRIPWSSHRVRLRDAVVEGYLVNDSPLRVGAGREPPLGSAVDLAVLRVAIGGKKVPYIPGSSLKGVFRSTAMQLALAKGLHACSGLSGYTCMDQEFTEYGGSTLMGYVQDRLRVGDVMEAIRAFHEKACLLCKMFGSPSFTGHVVFSDADPLDERGEVVEVPIGVRTGIAIDRRTGAVHAGALYQVEYVEPGARFRFTIAATNLPNYALGLLFKALRMLHEGWVRVGGFKTRGFGRVHVEDLRISIWGLTVEQGKLVAIDDKDLEVDLGSIARVEEHKVVAEGAVAWQVVGKLEEVWEQCSARLKS, encoded by the coding sequence GTGAGCCAAAGGATCCCCTGGAGCTCTCATAGGGTGCGGCTGCGCGACGCGGTGGTCGAAGGCTATCTCGTGAATGACTCCCCGCTCAGGGTCGGTGCGGGCAGAGAGCCTCCGCTGGGCAGCGCGGTGGACTTGGCGGTCTTGAGGGTGGCAATAGGTGGGAAGAAGGTGCCCTACATCCCGGGGAGCAGCCTTAAGGGCGTGTTCAGGAGCACAGCCATGCAGCTGGCTCTCGCAAAGGGGTTGCATGCTTGTAGCGGGCTGTCAGGCTACACGTGCATGGATCAGGAGTTCACCGAATACGGGGGTAGCACCCTCATGGGCTACGTTCAGGATCGGTTACGGGTAGGGGACGTTATGGAGGCTATCAGGGCTTTTCACGAGAAAGCGTGCCTGCTCTGCAAGATGTTCGGATCTCCGTCGTTCACCGGTCACGTGGTGTTCAGCGACGCTGACCCTCTCGACGAGCGCGGGGAGGTCGTCGAGGTCCCAATCGGCGTCAGGACTGGCATCGCGATAGACCGCAGGACGGGAGCGGTTCACGCGGGCGCGCTGTACCAGGTGGAGTACGTGGAGCCCGGTGCGCGCTTCCGCTTCACGATCGCGGCGACGAACTTGCCGAACTACGCGCTCGGCCTTCTCTTCAAGGCCCTGAGGATGCTGCACGAGGGGTGGGTGAGGGTCGGCGGCTTCAAGACGAGGGGCTTCGGCAGGGTTCACGTAGAGGACCTCCGCATTTCAATATGGGGTCTCACCGTGGAGCAAGGTAAGCTTGTTGCGATAGACGATAAGGACCTGGAGGTGGATCTGGGCAGCATCGCGAGGGTTGAGGAGCATAAAGTAGTGGCTGAGGGGGCTGTTGCCTGGCAGGTGGTCGGGAAGCTGGAAGAGGTGTGGGAGCAGTGCAGCGCGCGCTTAAAGTCTTAA
- a CDS encoding RAMP superfamily CRISPR-associated protein — protein MGAVQRALKVLRGRPRDRSKADGLAGRLKVSLRTCSRSLGDSYDSYLHVGTGMLKFSFDRSLLEKVTGSRERVNLESFIRELAETMSVDYALFSSTRAGVVVPGSSVKGNVRSRLELSFVPKGDAVRACFVRSSQPILEPKPGQQGWRHYRIWRGSLEGHRPACTCVEGPEECEVCLLCDIFGTAGLKGLVSFSDFVGVGTSTVKLDLPYNEKVEAVPPGSRFSGEVYFFNLKPEELGLILFGMGLSDSRVGRPVLLGKLKYRRDLPHIFGVVRYELESLELAPFSKGLEVGSSSIAPGSVVSGEKLDPLVKDLVGAAKQAYAEELIEVDEVGIVGSLTSGV, from the coding sequence GTGGGAGCAGTGCAGCGCGCGCTTAAAGTCTTAAGGGGAAGGCCGAGGGACAGGAGCAAGGCTGATGGGCTTGCCGGCCGCCTGAAGGTTAGCCTGAGAACGTGTTCCAGGAGTTTGGGCGACAGTTACGATAGCTACCTGCACGTGGGCACCGGGATGCTGAAATTCTCCTTCGACAGGAGCCTCCTCGAAAAGGTCACGGGCTCCAGGGAGCGCGTGAACCTTGAGAGCTTCATCCGCGAGCTCGCCGAAACCATGTCCGTTGATTACGCGTTGTTCTCGTCTACGCGGGCTGGCGTTGTGGTGCCTGGAAGCAGCGTAAAGGGGAACGTCAGGAGCAGGCTGGAGCTCAGCTTCGTCCCTAAGGGGGACGCTGTCAGGGCCTGCTTCGTGAGATCCTCACAACCTATCTTGGAGCCTAAGCCCGGCCAGCAGGGCTGGAGGCACTACAGGATATGGAGGGGGTCGCTGGAGGGACACCGGCCGGCCTGCACCTGCGTGGAGGGGCCAGAGGAGTGCGAGGTCTGCCTGCTTTGCGACATCTTCGGAACGGCGGGCCTCAAGGGGCTTGTGAGCTTCAGCGACTTCGTCGGCGTAGGGACCTCAACTGTAAAGCTGGATCTGCCCTACAATGAAAAAGTCGAAGCGGTTCCCCCTGGGAGCAGGTTCAGCGGCGAGGTTTACTTCTTCAACCTTAAGCCCGAGGAGCTGGGGCTCATTCTCTTCGGCATGGGTTTGAGCGACTCGAGGGTGGGTAGGCCGGTCCTGCTCGGGAAGCTGAAGTACCGCAGAGACCTCCCGCACATCTTCGGCGTGGTGAGGTACGAGCTGGAGAGCCTCGAGCTGGCACCCTTCTCTAAGGGCCTGGAGGTCGGCTCATCCTCCATTGCGCCTGGGTCTGTGGTGAGTGGCGAGAAGCTCGACCCGCTGGTCAAGGATCTGGTGGGCGCCGCTAAGCAGGCGTACGCTGAAGAGCTAATAGAAGTAGATGAGGTGGGGATCGTTGGGAGCCTCACTTCCGGAGTTTAA